DNA from Aphis gossypii isolate Hap1 chromosome 3, ASM2018417v2, whole genome shotgun sequence:
ACTGAGCGAGTAAATACCATAACCGAGTAGCAGGGCTACGTTGTTTTTTCCGTAAatggaaattatttgaaaacgaGAAAATACCAAGTGACCTATCATCGGCAAAAGGTCGTTTGTTCTAAGAATAAGTGCTGTttcaatcaataaatcatattcAAGTGAAAAGTGTTGggatattttcgtttttgtttttttataaattattaatgagaacaataaaaaacaaattgttaggAAAATTTAACTACGTATATAAGCAATATTGCACtatctatctatctatatctatattataagtactataatattctgaaaaatctattttttgaaAGCTTATTAAAACGAGAACAGTCTTTAAATTGGCcttcatattgtttttttgactCCATATTGAttctatttgtataaaactcATATGCTCGGGGATatgaatgtaaaacaaaatatatttcacggACGGTTGAAATACTTACATAACgccaatattatacacgttgtCTATATCGATCGATCAAgacacttatttaaaaaaattacattttagaatactataaatactatcaataatataacgttttcGTTGCACAAGCTttcgaaaaaacattttttcctaaAACGCTATAATTTACTAGGTAATTAATTGTTgtaccttttttatattacaggaCTCTGTGATCTGACCGGAAGTCCTCCGATCATAGGGGTGGACCGGAATTGGGTGGTCGACTCCACGGCACCCATCGGCACGGTGGTGGCTCGGGTTCGCGTGTCCGACGTCGGCAACGAGACGGACCTGGTGTACGGCCTGGAACACTCGACGGGCTTCAACATTGTTCAAGAGAATGAGGACCCGTTGCCGTTCACAATCGACGATAACGGAAGAGTCACCACGAACACATCTCTTACTAacaaggtataataatttaccattattgtcattaaaaaaaaaatcattattcaaaGAGCATACACCACAATATAATTGTACGTTCACGCTGATtatcattacttttaaatgCGATGTAGTacttactttatatatattgtaattttgatcCGAAATCTTTGGAGGAGAATTTTTTTCTTGCGTGTTGCGTTAGCGTAATAACCCGCAGCGAACTCACTTATAGAACAGTATCTCGTACCAACGTCAAAACAAACTTATCGTACTTATCTACTATTACGTGTATGACATATTGCGTATATCCGGTACCGCATATGTGCATATAGGAATTATAATAACGgcaaatttatacataatattctattataatgtatcaaaCAACCtaccttattataatactctgCGTatcacgattattattattaacaattcgACACGTCCAATCGCGGTAGACAATTATATAgacgtataacataatattatgtagataataaCTATTTCTCATTTTTCGTAAGCTTATATTGTGTGCCAGAAAATTACGTATTTTGCTATGGTAAGTAGGGGTGTATCAATttcagataaataataaaaataaaagtaatcatATGGCCGGAACACAATTACGGTtacgatacaataataatataagatcaAACGATGATAACAGGCAACAGCATATACctagatattagatatatacaaaaaatgaaactaattaaaaatcgttctGCGAAAAGACACCAAAATGAGAAATGGAAttcaaaaacaacaataatgatacTTTAAGTCGTATcctataaacttaaatttttagtctggtagtaaagaaaataaaaaaaaaaaaaaaacgtacaaattatacatatatagttagAAATCAGagcaataaactataaaaatcaaattttaatcaaaatatattaatgaaaacaatttacctATAGTTTTCGATACCTAACCAATAATAGTaagaaagtatattatgtgattgCGCTAGATGCAGTTCGAGAGATAATAGTTTTgaactacattattataaataataatttgaaatatgaatattgtaaaagtataaggaatttatgttttgatttaGCTGTCTGTGCGGGAATCATATGTTTCtcgatttttagttttatcttACTTTAAGCCATAAATTGTCAATTACTTGAGCGAAAGGTAGATTACAATAGTATCGCGATTacagaaaatacaaattaaaacgtaaaactaaacagtaataataaataaagtggGAAAATGTAATCTATAGACTTAGTTAAATTGAGACGTACTATAATTCTATGCAAATTGATAGGACGATTGTGACGATAGTAAGATTACTGGAATAGGAAACgacttttagtattatttatatatattgaaattggAAAGTAATGACGGAGGTATGTTAGGAACATCTAGAGAACaatcaataatgtaataaaagagACATCGACTTCAATTCGGCCAGAAAATTAGGTAAAACTTATGAGGgtttgaattattatgaaggttttcaatttttcataagAATGCTGCAAAGATAATTGTTTGAGATCAAtcgatacataataataatatataacatattgtaaaatacatcATCTGTTGATAATCAAAACTTATTCATCGATTACAGTAGGCACCTATTTAAATTTCCCGTCGATATCTTCATCAAATTCACTCTCAGAACATGCCATCTATATCCTACATTAATAAATCTTAGCTtttgatttatgaattatatttaaattagtcgAAAGGGTTCATTATCGTCGTTTTAATTCTCAACTATTACGCATGTATATTGGTCTTAGACACGTACGGCGTAACTACATAAATATAGTCTCGAATttagtcatataataataatggtactGGGTCTAACGTGCTatcataataggtacctatctaaacATTCTTCGTTTTATAACGTggattatatattacctattgatGAAACACAATGGACTATCGGATGTATTTTAGCCAGTACCATTTCAACAAGCGTTGCCGAGACCGAAAAacgttcaatttaaaaaacccgtgatataatgtaatattttacggtAGACgcgatgtatacataatagattataataacaaaagatCTGTTTTCCGGAGTAAGACATTCGGTATATCGATCTTTAAcagtaaatattgataaatgcaACTAAGTGATAATTATTACTCGTTTTATTGAACCTTTAATTtctctacctataatatattgaatattatacaattttttcagtttttgtagttttttacGACTACCAAATttagttttcattaattaaaatataaaaatactgaaaatatgTGTAACCGATCACCAACTTCTTCTACCCATCTCTTATGACATTTGATTCTGCTTTATTTCCACTTTTGATTCTCAAATTCAATATACGCCGAGTaacaactttataataatatgttcaacatttttatttttaaaaatttgaaaagttaATTGTTCCTTTtaacttaagaaaaaaaattgtttgtgatCTACAACTCAATATGTTGGCCAATctctgtattttattattattagaaattaaatataaattattatactacacatACGTAGGTATTCAAATTTTCTATTCTTGATTTACTTACCACCTATAATCATATGGcttgattattttagaaaaagagTTAATATCAATACTtatgtaaaatagttataatatgttatgctaAAATTTGTGATTATagaatacttaaaagttaaaatccaTTTAGAAGATAACAAtactaattgaaatatataatttggattatttaaataatagctaaaaaagtaatattataccaaagcaataaatgtataaataaacaaaacaaaaatactgaTAACTACTATAGTGTATAAAGacaattaatacaaacaaCGTGCttctcgtataatataaataatataatgcagtaTAAAAGGTTAATAATCTACaagtttaaattgttcaattttttgtcttgtaatttttggtttcagaattttagatttatttaactattgaacgttcgaaaaaaaaatttgatcaaaaatatatttttgtacataatttaaatgccatttaatcaatttttcgtaattttttttttttaatcgtttaatttgtaataattatttataatttgtattacctatatgattttaactatattttattaacagattttctggaaaaatattataattggaaGGTTTTTGGTTTATGTATTGTAGATTCTTCTAAATCACCTTTATTGagataaattagtaattttattgtctagtttaaaagtttaataacattttaaataacaccTCCTTAAAGTACAATATACTTTTGatattgataaacatttttctttgttGTATTGTTTCatagttttacaattatatggacaataatatcatcaaacGGCACAgcaacttatttatttatattaaagggTATAAAGAAAGATTGTGAACATTTAGCTAAAGTTTTCTTAAACTCATGAATCAgcaacttttttttagttcacttTCTGACCTGATTATTTGAATCtcgcataaaaaataaatactcataTTTACCCTATCGGTATTATCGGTATTAcacaaatgttaattataatattggtggTTTGAAAACCGATGCTTTTGATGACGACCATCAAAAAACGACTAATATATCaatgactataaatataatctctTAGCTGTCaaaaatgacaaattataattctagtaataatctataatttctAACATGTAGTATGTTAATGCAAAACctctattaaatgtttttttgttcatttattttacccattattatagttgttggTGTACGTATTGGTATTTAGGTGGTATTTGTTAACTTAGTTCTTAAAATTCTTTTCTACttcatgtttattatatatcagtACTCATACTTGtacatcataattaaatacttatataataataagtattttttcattggaatgcaaattaaattaattaataaataattatcattatttgtataaaacattacctagcacttaaatataaatcatttattatatagaccaATAATCTATAGTTTACGTAATAGAACTAAATCATCTAATCGTTTCCCGTGTCAAATCAAATAACTGTCATCGTATGTTCCCCTTACCAATGaagacaaattattaaaaaaaaaaaacatccatCGTCTAGTTCGTTTTCCAGGACACTGTGTTCCGTTGATTAAATAACGAATTTATTCTTCATAAAACGGCATTTCGAAGTAATCTGGAGTACGCCCTAAATTAGCATccttaattagttaattattaactaggtTATTAACACACAAGACGTGAATAATTTACTATGATTTAACATAACCATGAAATAACTTGGTATctgtacgttataatataataatagtaggtatataaaataatatgtatgataacttatacttatacctatacctacactTATACGAAAGCTAAAAGTAGAACACAGTGTTTCTCTgcagtttgtataatatatattgtatgtaatatataactacGCATTATTGTTACAACAAATGTGCCTGTTATTgacattattgtattgatgTATAAATTAGTGCTTTACTACACCAGGGTCTTCAACTACGTATTTGGATTTTGTGATTGTTAAGTTAAAAACGATTTCATTATTAACGTGTTTGGACCTTTTTGATTGCTCCGAGTTAACATTGGAAACACCATAGATATGATAGCGAACAGCgaagtaatataatagtaataagtaattagaTCACAAATAGTTACTTATTCTAAACGCGTGACGAGGACATGGTAAAAAAATTCCTTTCAAAatggttgtataaaatatataatgtacgaaTGATTAATCAGAATTTAAACTTATCTATTACGATGACATCTTTTATAGGAGCAACTACATATATAATTgactaaaatatatgcaatatgcattaatgatgatttttaaattacacaaacaatttattattgaataaatagtttattaaatatatttaaaaataatgacttacattataataatttatctatattagagctaattattatcatcatacgttttaattttataaacttcaaattttaaagtgtaggtaggtatagttctaataactaatacataggtacctccCCGCCAActagtattcatttttattgaataaaataattatattcgtttGTATTACAGGAAGGAAAAAACATTTACCTGTACGTGACTGTCAACGATGGTCACTTGACATCCAAGACACAGGTATGGGCAAAAGTGGAAGGGCCCGGAGGTGGTGGTAGCAGGAATAAGCTAAGTGGCGGAGGACTTCCAACAAACTTCATATCATCACCGTTTCGACCACCGCCCCCGCCGTCTATCCCAATCAATGGAGGTTTTCAGGGCGTTGTTCTTACACCCCCTAACAAACTTCCACCCCCTGGACCGTTCAGAACGACACCACCCAGGCCACAGAACAAAGTTCCTACGGTGAAGCCGCCGACGACGTCTACAGCCATTGCCACGCCAAAGACAGTTGTCGTTGATACACCCGTCGCCGAGGCTTCCACATCACCGACGGCAGCTGGTAGCACAGTCGCTTCGACCGTGGTAACCGGTGCAGATGTGAACTTGATAATCAATTCCATTACCACAGAGTCTGGATCCAGCACCAACACTACCGTTGCCGCTACTACCACCCGGCCCGGCGAGACCAGAAACGTGACAGAAACAGCGCTCACCCCTCCTACAGTGACTACCCAACAACCAGTTCAGAATAACTTAATGTTGGCCCTGGTACCCATAGTAATCGCCACCGTCTTCCTGACCACAGCCGGCATACTTGCTTGTTTATTCCGAAAAAGGCTGTTTTCCTCTAAAGTCAAGTCTAAAAAAGTCAATTCAATtgtgagtatataataatatgtacattacaatataatataattatgacgCAGAACTCGTTcaacataatgatataaactGGGCATTTAGtccaaaataacttaatataattctacgtttataatatgacgCTCACATATTAAATCaccaaattttagtttaaatttttaattgataagatGCCTTATACCTTCATACTCATACTATTTCAGTGCAAcgaaaaaatactgtttttatttcactttaaatgttaaataatgctGAAAATTGCAAGTCACCGCATTGTTCTAACTTAGATTTTCACTCTAAAAAACTTGTGGTGTTTTTTGTCTTATCAAGCTGTTGcgatcaatacaatttttagttagGACTTATTTGATCTGATCTAACAGTTAACCCAATAAGTCTAGTggcaataattatgtattataatatagatgtatgtataatattaagtttgtaATAAGCAGTATAACACGTAATCATGtcgataaatataacaatataatgtactaaTTATCTTGTACTTTTTCTAGCAGGGAAAAAAGAAGAGCTTTAGATCGGATGATCCGATGGTCATGCACCACTGGAGCGGACCACGGGCTTTCACCAGGTATGAGAGCTGGGGCTCGGATCCATCGACCCATGGTCAGTACACCGGGGGAAAGGAATCAGCAATCAAAGAAGTCGACCCGTGGGAGATACCCAGACACCACGTGCGAGTGTGTTCAATACTGGGCGAGGGAAGTTTTGGGCAAGTCTGGAAGTGCGAGGCGTACAACGTCATGGGTAAGAGTTGCGCGTTCTACCACGACTACTACGCGTTAAATGACAACAaccattataacaataataataataacaatcataataataatagttattataaatactgttaTCGGGTATAACAATCGTGATGATATCATCTCGACTGCTGTAAAAATTTTGAACAcgattaatatgtataacaatgcGTGCGCGTATATTGTTTAGGGTTCAAGGGCAACATGGTGGTCGCGGTAAAGACGCTCAAGGACAACGCGGGCGAACGAGAACGACTCGACCTGGTACAGGAACTGCAGGTGATGAAATCGCTGGAGCCACATCCGCACGTTGTAAAACTCTTAGGGTGTTGTTCAGAGAgaggtatatatacattaatataaaattaaaaaaaaaaaaagaagctatttatattaaaatcattatcattGCAATCATCATCTAATTTTCGTCTTAACATTGataaatctttatatttatttttattaacattgtatACAGTACTATATCTCTACAGTATTAAAACGTAAGCCAGAGGTGTGAAATAGCAAGAATCCGACCGACATGAAATTTTCTTCCGTCACAAAGGCGCGACACGAATTTTACATAGCAACCAATAATTGCTATAAACAATCACAAATTAACAGAATGACCCCCAGTCATAAGACATATACATGTCAAAAATAGCTAAAGATGATCTCTGTCTGTCCCCAGACAgacttttgcttttttaaaagttaatattattaataaattagtttataaattaatttattaatagaagTATCAGCATTAAAACAATTGTCAATTCTATATTCACACATAATACATTACCACACCtacacgaaaaaaatataatatactcggaAACCCCTTAAGTcacaaataagtattatattatatgagtaaaaaaaaaacctttgaCTGAATCCTTAAACatgatattacattaataataagtgaACTGattcataaacatataatgctcgataatgtaaaaacaaaaattacaacataatatcacAAAAGCGTTTATCCAAATTGTTTATTGCAACAAtaacactaaatattaatgacaatatgtaatattatcgattttttttcatagttattacttattattaaaattgttaggtattatcatttattgaaatactgttttataaaactgcaatattttattattataccgtagTTGTATTGGATATCAGTAAAAGGTAGTCCATTCCTAATAATAAAAGCCAATATTATTGCATGTAGTGTcctcaaacaataaaatttgattatttcatCAATTTCATTGATCTCCATTCCCCCTTTTTTcgttattatctttttttaaccTATACCCATATGGCCATATAGGTATTACACACTTGCGCGTCAAGCAAAATGATGAcatcttatatttttgatagtattaataataatgtatggcGTATGTACTCACC
Protein-coding regions in this window:
- the LOC114124499 gene encoding tyrosine kinase receptor Cad96Ca isoform X2, with protein sequence MKSISWIAASAVIVLVALCTPQSGLCDLTGSPPIIGVDRNWVVDSTAPIGTVVARVRVSDVGNETDLVYGLEHSTGFNIVQENEDPLPFTIDDNGRVTTNTSLTNKEGKNIYLYVTVNDGHLTSKTQVWAKVEGPGGGGSRNKLSGGGLPTNFISSPFRPPPPPSIPINGGFQGVVLTPPNKLPPPGPFRTTPPRPQNKVPTVKPPTTSTAIATPKTVVVDTPVAEASTSPTAAGSTVASTVVTGADVNLIINSITTESGSSTNTTVAATTTRPGETRNVTETALTPPTVTTQQPVQNNLMLALVPIVIATVFLTTAGILACLFRKRLFSSKVKSKKVNSIGKKKSFRSDDPMVMHHWSGPRAFTRYESWGSDPSTHGQYTGGKESAIKEVDPWEIPRHHVRVCSILGEGSFGQVWKCEAYNVMGFKGNMVVAVKTLKDNAGERERLDLVQELQVMKSLEPHPHVVKLLGCCSERDPLFVVMEYAKLGKLQSVLRNSRGINYYTNTHGPSSLTSHELIMFCYQIAKGMDFLSSKGIIHRDLAARNILVTEDRACKISDFGFARDVASSRVYERKSEGRLPIRWMAPESLFDNLYSAKSDVWSFGVLMWEIVTLGSTPYPGVAAADVMKRIRDGYRLDKPQHCRREVYNIMFYCWDKSPDDRPDFAELMGLLDKLLVDETDYIQLDRFPDNAYYNITTCISGERL
- the LOC114124499 gene encoding tyrosine kinase receptor Cad96Ca isoform X1 codes for the protein MKSISWIAASAVIVLVALCTPQSGLCDLTGSPPIIGVDRNWVVDSTAPIGTVVARVRVSDVGNETDLVYGLEHSTGFNIVQENEDPLPFTIDDNGRVTTNTSLTNKEGKNIYLYVTVNDGHLTSKTQVWAKVEGPGGGGSRNKLSGGGLPTNFISSPFRPPPPPSIPINGGFQGVVLTPPNKLPPPGPFRTTPPRPQNKVPTVKPPTTSTAIATPKTVVVDTPVAEASTSPTAAGSTVASTVVTGADVNLIINSITTESGSSTNTTVAATTTRPGETRNVTETALTPPTVTTQQPVQNNLMLALVPIVIATVFLTTAGILACLFRKRLFSSKVKSKKVNSIQGKKKSFRSDDPMVMHHWSGPRAFTRYESWGSDPSTHGQYTGGKESAIKEVDPWEIPRHHVRVCSILGEGSFGQVWKCEAYNVMGFKGNMVVAVKTLKDNAGERERLDLVQELQVMKSLEPHPHVVKLLGCCSERDPLFVVMEYAKLGKLQSVLRNSRGINYYTNTHGPSSLTSHELIMFCYQIAKGMDFLSSKGIIHRDLAARNILVTEDRACKISDFGFARDVASSRVYERKSEGRLPIRWMAPESLFDNLYSAKSDVWSFGVLMWEIVTLGSTPYPGVAAADVMKRIRDGYRLDKPQHCRREVYNIMFYCWDKSPDDRPDFAELMGLLDKLLVDETDYIQLDRFPDNAYYNITTCISGERL